A genomic stretch from Corynebacterium terpenotabidum Y-11 includes:
- a CDS encoding ParB/RepB/Spo0J family partition protein, which yields MTDKKATRGNRKPAHPQLPKMDTHRGGLGKGLSALIPTAPPGPRLGDSAADIILGASPRTTSSRGTTSRSSKAPAAPDLSTGTDGARGGLRALGVGAAESPAANEFGATYQEIPLTGIRTNPKNPRQVFEEEALDELVHSIREFGLLQPIVVRPLPADEPVPFELIMGERRFRATELAGLEVIPAIVRETEDADMLRDALLENIHRVQLNPLEEASAYQQLLEEFDVSQAELARRIGRSRPLITNMIRLLQLPLPVQRKVAAGVLSAGHARAILGVKAGAAAQENLADRIIAEGLSVRATEEAVVLLNRGDGERPTRTPRTPREQPEVVREWANSAADALDTRVTVQMGAKKGKIVVEFGDAEDFERITDLLKLPRE from the coding sequence ATGACGGACAAGAAGGCCACCCGGGGCAACCGGAAGCCTGCACACCCCCAGTTGCCGAAGATGGATACCCACCGCGGCGGGCTGGGCAAGGGGCTGTCCGCCCTGATCCCCACGGCCCCGCCCGGGCCCAGGCTCGGTGACAGTGCGGCGGACATCATCCTCGGTGCGTCCCCCCGCACTACGTCCTCCCGCGGCACAACCTCCCGCTCCTCGAAGGCTCCGGCGGCACCTGACCTCAGTACCGGGACGGATGGCGCCCGGGGTGGCCTGCGCGCCCTGGGGGTCGGTGCCGCAGAATCCCCCGCGGCCAATGAATTCGGAGCCACCTACCAGGAGATCCCGCTCACCGGGATCCGCACCAACCCGAAGAACCCCCGCCAGGTCTTCGAGGAGGAGGCGCTCGACGAGCTGGTCCATTCCATCCGCGAGTTCGGGCTGCTGCAGCCTATCGTGGTCCGGCCCCTTCCCGCCGACGAGCCGGTGCCCTTCGAGCTCATCATGGGTGAGCGTCGCTTCCGCGCCACCGAACTTGCTGGCCTGGAGGTCATTCCGGCGATCGTCCGGGAGACCGAGGACGCGGACATGCTCCGTGACGCCCTCCTGGAGAACATTCACCGCGTCCAGCTGAACCCGCTGGAAGAGGCCAGCGCCTACCAGCAGCTGCTGGAGGAGTTCGACGTCTCCCAGGCCGAACTGGCGCGTCGGATCGGCCGCTCCCGCCCGCTGATCACCAATATGATCCGGCTGCTCCAGCTGCCTCTGCCGGTACAGCGCAAGGTGGCCGCCGGAGTGCTCAGCGCCGGACATGCCCGGGCGATTCTCGGGGTGAAGGCCGGGGCCGCCGCCCAGGAGAACCTCGCTGACCGCATCATCGCCGAAGGGCTCAGCGTCCGCGCCACCGAAGAGGCCGTGGTACTGCTCAACCGTGGTGACGGCGAGCGGCCGACACGGACGCCGCGCACGCCCCGGGAGCAGCCCGAGGTGGTCCGGGAATGGGCGAACTCCGCCGCGGACGCCCTGGACACCCGCGTCACCGTGCAGATGGGCGCGAAGAAGGGGAAGATCGTCGTCGAATTCGGCGACGCCGAGGACTTCGAGCGCATCACCGACCTGCTCAAGCTCCCCCGCGAATAG